A stretch of Nonomuraea africana DNA encodes these proteins:
- a CDS encoding methylmalonyl-CoA mutase family protein: MHVPVHPVRFVTAAALFDGHDAAINIMRRILQAQGAEVVHLGHNRSVEEIVTAAIQEDVQGVAISSYQGGHVEFFSYLVELLRERGAGHIKVYGGGGGVIVPEEIELLQSRGVARIFSPEDGQRLGLPGMINKLIEECDVELGGAPSVEAVASGDQAALARAITLIESGRAPAELLEGVRALGGSPGSASTETPAFEGSASTETPAAGGSAPDGTPVFGGDASVSSGAGSGAGGAGSRAAGRRAPVLGITGTGGSGKSSLTDELLRRFHVDNDDKLRIAVIAIDPTRRRGGGALLGDRIRMNSLGGQTYFRSLATRGAASEVPACLDDVIAACRAAGYDLVVVETPGIGQGDAGIVPHVDVPIYVMTPEFGAASQLEKIDMLDFAEAVVINKYERRGAEDALRDVRRQMVRNRAAFGVSPDEMPVFGTIAARYNDAGVTALYHHLRDLLVERGMPAGPGLLPRVQGRTSQTAAAVVPPARVRYLAEIAETVRGYHAETRAQVEVARRRQQLAAVRALLNPGTAQRAPATPAEDPALTHAVGELPGVGATTAYAAEASIPGTGPGTPGTGVGTPGTGPGTSQIGAGASRTGPGVAESGAGGSGTDARLAELAAQAERELSEESRALLAQWPALKAQYTADELVVRVRDREIHTPLWRETLSGNRIPRVALPRFEDHGELLRFLRSENLPGLFPFTAGVFSFKRDDEDPTRMFAGEGDPFRTNRRFKLLSEGQPATRLSTAFDSVTLYGNDPDLRPDIYGKVGTSGVSIATLDDMKVLYDGFDLAAPNTSVSMTINGPAPTILAFFLNAAIDQAIERFRATEGREPSPQEAQEVRVRTLATVRGTVQADILKEDQGQNTCIFSTEFSLRMMADIQEWFIRNQVRNFYSVSISGYHIAEAGANPISQLAFTLANGFTYVEAYLARGMRIDDFAPNLSFFFSNGMDPEYSVLGRVARRIWAVAMRERYGAAERSQKLKYHIQTSGRSLHAQEMDFNDIRTTLQALIAIYDNCNSLHTNAFDEAVTTPSAESVRRAMAIQLIINREWGLARNENPLQGSFIIDELTDLVEEAVLSEFERLSDRGGVLGAMETGYQRGKIQDESMLYETRKHDGSLPIIGVNTFRNPRGEEHHGPLELARGTEEEKRSQLDRLHAFHARNRAESAAALRRLREVAMSDENAFEVLMEAARVCSLGQITEALFEAGGQYRRNV, encoded by the coding sequence GTGCACGTACCGGTCCATCCCGTCCGATTCGTGACCGCCGCAGCGCTGTTCGACGGCCATGACGCCGCGATCAACATCATGCGGCGAATACTGCAGGCGCAAGGGGCGGAGGTGGTCCATCTCGGACACAACCGGTCCGTCGAGGAGATCGTCACCGCCGCGATCCAGGAGGACGTCCAGGGCGTCGCCATCAGCTCTTACCAGGGCGGGCACGTCGAGTTCTTCAGCTACCTCGTCGAGCTGCTGCGCGAACGCGGAGCGGGACACATCAAGGTGTACGGCGGAGGCGGCGGCGTCATCGTCCCCGAGGAGATCGAGCTGCTGCAATCCCGCGGCGTCGCGCGGATCTTCTCCCCCGAGGACGGCCAGCGGCTCGGCCTCCCCGGAATGATCAACAAGCTGATCGAGGAGTGCGACGTCGAACTGGGCGGCGCGCCGTCCGTCGAGGCCGTCGCCTCGGGTGACCAGGCCGCACTGGCCCGCGCCATCACCCTCATCGAGTCAGGACGCGCCCCCGCCGAGCTCCTCGAAGGCGTCCGCGCCCTCGGCGGCTCCCCGGGCTCGGCTTCCACGGAGACACCGGCCTTCGAAGGGTCGGCTTCCACGGAGACGCCGGCCGCCGGAGGGTCGGCTCCAGACGGGACCCCCGTCTTCGGTGGTGACGCTTCCGTGAGCAGCGGTGCCGGAAGCGGCGCCGGGGGCGCCGGGTCGAGGGCCGCTGGGCGTAGGGCGCCGGTGCTCGGCATCACCGGCACCGGCGGATCGGGCAAGTCGTCGCTGACCGACGAGCTGCTGCGCAGGTTCCACGTGGACAACGACGACAAGCTGCGCATCGCCGTCATCGCCATCGACCCGACCAGGCGCCGCGGCGGCGGCGCGCTGCTCGGCGACCGCATCAGGATGAACAGCCTCGGCGGGCAGACCTACTTCCGCTCCCTCGCCACCCGTGGCGCGGCCAGTGAGGTCCCGGCCTGCCTCGACGACGTGATCGCCGCCTGCCGGGCGGCCGGGTACGACCTCGTGGTCGTCGAGACCCCCGGCATCGGGCAGGGCGACGCGGGAATCGTCCCGCACGTCGACGTGCCGATCTACGTGATGACCCCCGAGTTCGGCGCGGCCTCGCAGCTGGAGAAGATCGACATGCTCGACTTCGCCGAGGCCGTAGTGATCAACAAGTACGAGCGGCGGGGCGCCGAGGACGCGTTGCGCGACGTCCGCCGCCAGATGGTGCGCAACAGGGCGGCCTTCGGGGTGTCGCCCGACGAGATGCCGGTCTTCGGCACGATCGCGGCCCGCTACAACGACGCGGGTGTCACGGCGCTCTACCACCACTTGCGTGACCTGCTCGTGGAGCGCGGCATGCCGGCGGGGCCCGGGCTGCTGCCGAGGGTGCAGGGCCGTACCTCCCAGACGGCCGCGGCGGTCGTGCCGCCCGCAAGGGTGCGCTACCTCGCGGAGATCGCCGAGACCGTCCGGGGTTACCACGCCGAGACGCGGGCCCAGGTGGAGGTGGCCAGGCGCCGCCAGCAGCTGGCCGCCGTCCGCGCCCTTCTGAACCCCGGGACCGCCCAGCGGGCACCGGCCACCCCGGCCGAAGACCCCGCCCTGACGCATGCGGTCGGAGAACTGCCCGGCGTCGGCGCGACGACGGCTTACGCCGCCGAGGCGAGCATCCCGGGAACCGGACCGGGCACCCCCGGAACCGGCGTGGGCACGCCAGGGACCGGGCCGGGCACCTCTCAGATCGGCGCGGGCGCCTCCCGGACCGGGCCGGGCGTCGCCGAGTCAGGAGCGGGAGGCTCGGGGACCGATGCGCGGCTGGCCGAGCTGGCGGCGCAGGCCGAGCGGGAGCTGAGCGAGGAGAGCAGGGCGCTGCTGGCGCAGTGGCCGGCGCTCAAGGCCCAGTACACCGCCGACGAGCTGGTCGTGAGGGTGCGCGACAGGGAGATCCACACCCCGCTCTGGCGCGAGACCCTCTCGGGCAACCGCATCCCCCGCGTGGCGCTCCCCCGCTTCGAGGACCATGGCGAGCTGCTGCGCTTCCTGCGCTCGGAGAACCTGCCGGGGCTCTTCCCCTTCACCGCGGGCGTGTTCTCCTTCAAGCGGGACGACGAGGACCCCACCAGGATGTTCGCCGGTGAGGGCGACCCGTTCCGCACCAACCGCCGCTTCAAGCTGCTCTCCGAGGGGCAGCCCGCGACCCGGCTGTCGACCGCGTTCGACTCCGTGACGTTGTACGGCAACGACCCGGACCTCCGTCCCGACATCTACGGAAAAGTCGGTACGTCGGGGGTGTCGATCGCGACGCTCGACGACATGAAGGTGCTCTACGACGGCTTCGACCTGGCGGCCCCGAACACCTCCGTCTCGATGACGATCAACGGCCCCGCCCCCACGATCCTGGCCTTCTTCCTCAACGCCGCCATCGACCAGGCGATCGAGCGCTTCCGCGCCACGGAGGGCCGCGAGCCGTCCCCCCAGGAGGCACAGGAGGTGCGGGTCAGAACGCTGGCCACGGTGCGCGGCACTGTGCAGGCCGACATCCTGAAGGAGGACCAGGGGCAGAACACCTGCATCTTCTCCACGGAGTTCTCGCTGCGGATGATGGCCGACATCCAGGAGTGGTTCATCCGCAACCAGGTGCGCAACTTCTACTCGGTGTCCATCTCGGGCTACCACATCGCCGAGGCGGGCGCGAACCCCATCAGCCAGCTGGCCTTCACCCTGGCCAACGGCTTCACGTACGTGGAGGCCTATCTCGCGCGCGGCATGCGGATCGACGACTTCGCGCCCAACCTGTCGTTCTTCTTCTCCAACGGGATGGACCCCGAGTACTCGGTGCTCGGCCGCGTGGCGCGCCGCATCTGGGCCGTCGCCATGCGGGAGAGGTACGGCGCGGCGGAGCGCTCGCAGAAGCTGAAGTACCACATCCAGACCTCGGGCCGGTCGTTGCACGCCCAGGAGATGGACTTCAACGACATCCGCACCACGCTGCAGGCGCTCATCGCAATCTACGACAACTGCAACAGCCTGCACACCAACGCCTTCGACGAGGCCGTCACCACCCCTTCGGCCGAGTCGGTACGGCGGGCGATGGCGATCCAGCTCATCATCAACAGGGAATGGGGCCTGGCCCGCAACGAGAACCCGCTGCAGGGCTCGTTCATCATCGACGAGCTGACGGACCTGGTGGAGGAGGCCGTCCTGAGCGAGTTCGAGCGCCTGTCGGACCGAGGCGGCGTGCTGGGCGCGATGGAGACCGGCTACCAGCGCGGCAAGATCCAGGACGAGTCGATGCTGTATGAGACCCGCAAGCACGACGGCTCGCTGCCGATCATCGGCGTGAACACCTTCCGCAACCCGCGCGGCGAGGAGCACCACGGGCCGCTGGAGCTGGCCCGCGGGACCGAGGAGGAGAAGCGCTCGCAGCTGGACCGGCTGCACGCCTTCCACGCCAGGAACCGCGCGGAGTCTGCGGCGGCGCTGCGCCGGCTGCGGGAGGTGGCGATGTCGGACGAGAACGCGTTCGAGGTGCTGATGGAGGCGGCCAGGGTGTGCTCGCTCGGCCAGATCACCGAGGCCCTGTTCGAGGCGGGCGGCCAGTACCGCCGCAACGTCTGA
- a CDS encoding CHAP domain-containing protein — protein MWGGVVLDPIAEGLLEAARPELGYREQGGQYTKFGKWYADLVQDSQYRNAPWCDMFISWAAQKAGVQEFVGQFAWTPSHAAWFIKQGAWSQRPEPGALVFYDWKGGKSYKGIDHVGIVEKVVGSKIHTIEANVDRVWLKRKVRDADQVVGYGLPRMVKERPGLIEVRPSEQPVEPFSIQAALPGVTVEREGSPFDVLGTPQALLAAMVLTTVVVSFRVAGRSRGSGRHRRGFVSWLATSSRATGSTFDSGATLKTSRVTSTSGSTRATGGSSAMRPPGSGVGRPSASPPPRSEVRRAPASPSPGSLRPPATVGRAASSARGASVEVPRAASPARAAPVEVARGGSRGTSGAGARQVEPPAVPGVPRPRAAGTPGNRERLRGPVERSAELAQAGRTSGSGHQPTSTASGGTAKRRRPYEATTGK, from the coding sequence ATCTGGGGAGGAGTCGTCCTGGACCCGATCGCTGAAGGACTACTGGAGGCGGCGCGCCCGGAGCTCGGCTATCGCGAGCAGGGCGGCCAGTACACGAAGTTCGGCAAGTGGTACGCGGACCTGGTCCAGGACTCCCAGTACCGCAACGCGCCCTGGTGCGACATGTTCATCTCGTGGGCGGCCCAGAAGGCGGGCGTGCAGGAGTTCGTCGGGCAGTTCGCCTGGACGCCCTCGCACGCCGCCTGGTTCATCAAGCAGGGCGCGTGGTCGCAGCGGCCCGAGCCCGGAGCCCTGGTCTTCTACGACTGGAAGGGCGGCAAGAGCTACAAGGGCATCGACCACGTCGGCATCGTCGAGAAGGTCGTCGGATCGAAGATCCATACGATCGAGGCGAACGTCGACAGGGTCTGGCTCAAGCGCAAGGTCCGCGACGCGGACCAGGTCGTCGGCTACGGACTGCCGCGCATGGTCAAGGAGCGCCCCGGCCTGATCGAGGTGCGCCCCTCCGAGCAGCCGGTCGAGCCCTTCTCGATCCAGGCCGCCCTGCCGGGGGTGACCGTGGAGCGGGAGGGGTCGCCGTTCGACGTGCTCGGGACGCCGCAGGCGCTGCTGGCCGCGATGGTGCTCACCACGGTGGTCGTATCGTTCAGGGTGGCGGGACGCTCCCGGGGTTCCGGCCGGCACCGGCGGGGGTTCGTCTCCTGGCTCGCCACTAGCTCCCGAGCCACCGGCTCGACCTTTGACTCGGGAGCGACTCTCAAGACCTCGAGAGTTACGAGCACCTCCGGAAGCACGCGAGCCACCGGCGGCTCCTCCGCCATGCGGCCCCCCGGGTCCGGAGTAGGGCGCCCTTCAGCCTCGCCGCCACCCAGGTCAGAAGTAAGGCGAGCTCCCGCCTCGCCGTCACCCGGGTCTCTTCGGCCACCGGCAACTGTCGGTCGGGCGGCCTCGTCTGCACGGGGAGCTTCGGTGGAGGTTCCACGGGCGGCCTCGCCCGCGCGCGCGGCGCCGGTGGAAGTGGCGCGTGGGGGCTCGCGGGGCACTTCCGGCGCGGGCGCGCGTCAGGTCGAGCCGCCGGCGGTGCCCGGAGTTCCCCGCCCCCGCGCCGCCGGGACCCCGGGGAACCGAGAGCGTCTGCGGGGCCCGGTGGAGCGTTCCGCCGAGCTCGCGCAGGCCGGCCGTACCTCTGGGAGCGGGCACCAGCCCACCTCCACCGCTTCGGGGGGTACGGCCAAGCGACGCAGGCCGTACGAGGCCACGACTGGGAAATAG
- a CDS encoding PP2C family protein-serine/threonine phosphatase — translation MTHNIRYAAGSDVGRRREQNEDSGYVSARMLAIADGMGGHAAGELASSATIAVLRELDASLPEAGADLETALEAAVLEAGRRLAELVEIDPARRGMGTTVTAMLWDGTKFALAHLGDSRAYLLRDGALYQITKDHTLVQSMVDEGRITEDQAAVHPRRSMVLRVLGSEGRSEPDMSLREAELGDRYMLCSDGLTDVLGPETLHEILTTYAEPDAAVGKLIELANEGGGPDNVTVIVADVVPPDESTSSMYRVGVGS, via the coding sequence ATGACGCACAACATCCGCTATGCCGCCGGGTCGGACGTGGGCCGACGAAGGGAGCAGAACGAGGATTCGGGCTACGTGAGCGCCCGCATGCTGGCGATCGCGGACGGCATGGGCGGCCACGCGGCCGGTGAGCTTGCCAGCTCCGCCACGATCGCGGTGCTGCGCGAGCTCGACGCCAGCTTGCCAGAGGCGGGCGCCGACCTCGAAACCGCCCTGGAGGCCGCCGTGCTCGAGGCGGGGCGCAGGCTGGCGGAGCTGGTCGAGATCGATCCCGCCCGCAGGGGCATGGGCACGACGGTGACCGCCATGTTGTGGGACGGCACGAAGTTCGCATTGGCCCATCTCGGCGACTCCCGCGCCTACTTGCTGCGCGACGGCGCGCTCTACCAGATCACCAAGGATCACACGCTGGTGCAGTCGATGGTGGACGAAGGGCGCATTACGGAGGACCAGGCGGCGGTTCACCCGCGCCGGTCGATGGTGTTGCGCGTGCTGGGCAGCGAGGGCAGGTCCGAGCCCGACATGTCGCTGCGCGAGGCCGAGCTGGGCGATCGCTACATGCTGTGCTCCGACGGGCTGACCGACGTGCTCGGGCCCGAGACGCTGCACGAGATCCTGACGACCTACGCCGAGCCCGACGCGGCGGTCGGCAAGCTCATCGAGCTGGCGAACGAGGGCGGCGGCCCCGACAACGTGACCGTCATCGTGGCCGACGTGGTGCCTCCGGACGAGAGCACCTCCTCGATGTACCGGGTGGGCGTCGGATCCTGA
- a CDS encoding N-6 DNA methylase has product MSHDPTVNAGDIARLAGVGRAAVSNWRRRHDDFPKPVDGTAAQPLFALREVEAWLSRYGKSYQVSLADRAWQRLKASGDLQLGRIMAAAGGFLATLGEGRADAGELDEGLAALLSELAAERGARAAYEFLCARYLEAHSRKLSVTREDVAALMVRLAAPDGGTVLDPACGVATLPLSLPTAGSLTAGDPAAGNPAAGSLAAANPDAGNLTAGSSAPGSSAPGNLPAGSSASGKSGSGSPGPGNSGSGGGGKAVRVLGQELEETSARIAAARLALRGVEAEIVAGDALRHDAFPGVRADAVVCDPPFNERAWGYDELSGDPRWEYGLPPRGESELAWVQHCLTHVKPGGLVAILMPAAAASRRAGRRIRGNLLRAGALRAVVTLWPGGPDLWLLRRPESGERPPSEILIMDAGGDLAGVEPALSEDGRHLRIIDLLDDEVDLSPSRHAPRTGADLGRAFAAARERFLAASVDAPDLRVLDQPLDQPATTIGELVKAGLVTILQAPPRMAVDGGEVPVLTADDVERGAPPSGATGPEAGLVTVEPGDVVATYATARVVTTEGAVLGPQLTLYRVDRRRVDPHFLAGFLRSAGARVPAGSSRVDARRTRLPRLSLAEQRAYGEAFRRLATMEDALREATALGETLIRLGHEGLADGRLHPEP; this is encoded by the coding sequence ATGAGCCACGACCCGACCGTCAACGCCGGCGACATCGCTCGGCTCGCCGGTGTCGGGCGGGCCGCGGTGAGCAACTGGCGCCGCCGCCACGACGACTTCCCCAAACCGGTCGATGGAACCGCGGCGCAACCGTTGTTCGCGCTGCGCGAGGTCGAGGCCTGGCTGAGTCGCTATGGGAAGTCCTACCAGGTCTCGTTGGCAGATCGCGCCTGGCAACGCCTCAAAGCTTCGGGAGATCTTCAGCTTGGCCGGATCATGGCCGCCGCGGGAGGCTTTCTCGCCACGCTCGGGGAAGGGCGCGCCGATGCCGGCGAGCTCGACGAGGGGCTCGCCGCTCTGCTGTCCGAGCTGGCCGCCGAGCGGGGCGCGCGGGCCGCGTACGAGTTCCTGTGCGCCCGTTACCTGGAGGCGCACTCCCGCAAGCTCTCCGTCACCCGCGAGGACGTCGCGGCCCTGATGGTACGGCTGGCCGCCCCCGACGGCGGCACCGTCCTCGACCCCGCCTGCGGCGTCGCCACACTCCCGCTGTCCCTGCCCACCGCCGGAAGCCTCACCGCCGGAGACCCCGCCGCCGGAAACCCAGCTGCCGGGAGCCTGGCCGCCGCAAACCCGGACGCCGGAAACCTGACCGCCGGAAGCTCCGCACCCGGAAGCTCGGCCCCCGGAAACCTCCCCGCCGGGAGCTCCGCCTCTGGAAAGTCCGGCTCGGGAAGCCCCGGTCCGGGGAATTCCGGGTCCGGTGGCGGCGGGAAGGCCGTCAGGGTGCTCGGACAGGAGCTGGAGGAGACCTCTGCCCGCATCGCCGCCGCCAGGCTGGCCCTGCGCGGCGTCGAGGCCGAGATCGTCGCGGGCGACGCGCTCAGGCACGACGCCTTCCCCGGCGTCAGGGCCGACGCCGTCGTCTGCGATCCGCCCTTCAACGAGCGCGCATGGGGCTACGACGAGCTCAGCGGCGACCCCAGGTGGGAGTACGGCCTGCCGCCGAGGGGAGAGTCCGAGCTGGCCTGGGTGCAGCACTGCCTCACCCACGTCAAGCCGGGCGGCCTGGTCGCCATCCTCATGCCGGCCGCCGCGGCCAGCCGCAGAGCGGGCCGTCGCATCAGGGGCAACCTGCTGCGCGCGGGCGCCCTGCGAGCCGTGGTGACGCTCTGGCCCGGCGGCCCCGACCTGTGGCTGCTGCGCAGGCCGGAGAGCGGCGAGCGCCCGCCGTCCGAGATTCTGATCATGGATGCCGGAGGCGACCTCGCCGGCGTGGAGCCCGCCCTCAGCGAGGACGGCCGCCATTTGCGCATCATCGACCTCCTCGACGACGAGGTCGATCTCAGCCCCTCGCGGCACGCCCCGCGCACCGGAGCCGACCTCGGCCGTGCCTTCGCCGCCGCCCGCGAGCGCTTCCTGGCCGCCTCGGTCGACGCTCCCGACCTGCGGGTCCTCGACCAGCCGCTCGATCAACCGGCCACCACGATCGGCGAGCTGGTCAAGGCGGGGCTGGTGACGATCCTGCAGGCGCCGCCCCGCATGGCGGTCGACGGCGGGGAGGTCCCCGTGCTGACCGCCGACGACGTGGAGCGCGGCGCGCCCCCCTCGGGCGCGACCGGTCCGGAGGCGGGCCTGGTCACGGTCGAGCCGGGCGACGTCGTGGCCACCTACGCCACGGCCAGGGTCGTCACGACAGAAGGCGCGGTGCTGGGGCCCCAGCTCACCCTCTACCGGGTCGACCGGCGGCGGGTGGACCCGCACTTCCTGGCCGGGTTCCTGCGCTCGGCGGGGGCCCGGGTGCCCGCGGGTTCGAGCCGGGTGGACGCTCGCCGTACCCGCCTGCCGAGGCTGTCGCTGGCCGAGCAGCGCGCCTACGGAGAGGCGTTCAGACGGCTGGCCACGATGGAGGACGCGCTGAGAGAGGCGACCGCGCTGGGGGAGACGCTGATCAGGCTCGGCCACGAGGGCCTGGCCGACGGCCGGCTGCACCCCGAGCCCTGA
- a CDS encoding LCP family protein, with the protein MTAVVTTLVLAAVGVVIGVYVKLTGNVRHIEVTDDDLGATRPPKVATTSLNVLIVGSDQRDGKNARYGRTVEGERTDTIMLAHLSSRRDDAMVISFPRDSLVQLPACPAKGRLPGQQPHLGMINESFNSGGIGCTWKTIESLTGIHIDHFVKIDFTGFKSMVDAVGGVDVCLPERIDDTKALLHLPAGRQSLNGEQALGYVRARYSMGDGSDIGRIQRQQMFISSMLKKVMSGETLTDPARLLGFLDAATKAVTTDSALTPGVMKDLATSAQGMTAGQIRFITTPWHYSVSHPGRVEWVQPQAKTLFQIVARDKSVAGIKGGQARTPRSKINVEVRNGTLRTGLATQVAVALEQRGYHIAKIGDASRKPVPRTTVHYSPKGESRVPTLTADLLSGTARLVPGATTSRLVLTIGDDWKGLKALRVDDSEALKGFDATHDTCAP; encoded by the coding sequence GTGACCGCGGTCGTGACGACCCTGGTGCTGGCGGCGGTCGGCGTGGTGATCGGCGTCTACGTGAAGCTGACGGGCAACGTCAGGCACATCGAGGTGACCGACGACGACCTGGGCGCCACGCGTCCGCCCAAGGTCGCCACCACCTCGCTCAACGTGCTGATCGTGGGCTCGGACCAGCGTGACGGCAAGAACGCCCGATACGGGCGCACCGTCGAGGGCGAGCGCACCGACACGATCATGCTCGCCCACCTGTCGTCCAGGCGGGACGACGCGATGGTGATCAGCTTCCCGCGCGACTCTCTGGTCCAGCTGCCCGCCTGCCCTGCCAAGGGCCGGCTGCCAGGGCAGCAGCCGCACCTCGGCATGATCAACGAGTCGTTCAACTCCGGCGGCATCGGCTGCACGTGGAAGACGATCGAGTCGCTGACCGGCATCCACATCGACCACTTCGTGAAGATCGACTTCACCGGGTTCAAGAGCATGGTCGACGCGGTCGGCGGGGTCGACGTGTGCCTGCCCGAGCGCATCGACGACACCAAGGCGCTGCTCCACCTGCCCGCCGGCCGCCAGTCGCTCAACGGCGAGCAGGCGCTCGGCTACGTCCGGGCCCGCTACAGCATGGGCGACGGCTCCGACATCGGGCGCATCCAGCGCCAGCAGATGTTCATCTCCTCCATGCTCAAGAAGGTGATGAGCGGCGAGACGCTCACCGACCCGGCGCGGCTGCTCGGCTTCCTCGACGCGGCGACCAAGGCCGTCACCACCGACTCCGCGCTCACCCCTGGCGTCATGAAGGACCTCGCCACGAGCGCGCAGGGCATGACCGCGGGGCAGATCCGCTTCATCACCACCCCATGGCATTACTCCGTCAGCCATCCGGGCCGCGTGGAGTGGGTGCAGCCACAGGCCAAGACCCTGTTCCAGATCGTGGCCAGGGACAAGAGCGTGGCCGGCATCAAGGGCGGGCAGGCCAGGACGCCGCGATCGAAGATCAACGTCGAGGTGCGCAACGGCACGCTGCGCACCGGGCTGGCCACGCAGGTGGCGGTGGCCCTCGAGCAGCGCGGCTACCACATCGCCAAGATCGGGGACGCCTCGCGCAAACCGGTCCCCCGCACGACCGTCCACTACTCCCCCAAGGGCGAGAGCCGTGTGCCCACGCTCACCGCCGACCTGCTCTCGGGCACGGCACGCCTGGTTCCGGGGGCGACGACGTCCAGGCTGGTCCTGACGATCGGCGACGACTGGAAGGGGCTCAAGGCGCTGCGAGTGGACGACTCGGAGGCGCTGAAGGGCTTCGACGCCACTCACGACACCTGCGCGCCATGA
- the tpx gene encoding thiol peroxidase, whose protein sequence is MSEVTFKGNPITVGGTFPQPGDAAPAFTLVGKDLSDVSLTSFGDKTKVLSIFPSVDTGVCAASVRRFNEVAAEHPDVAVLCVSADLPFAQGRFCGAEGLDKVVTLSLMRGREFLTDYGVAQEEGPLAGLAARAVIVLDGDNTVVYSELVPEITQEPDYDSALSALK, encoded by the coding sequence ATGTCTGAAGTCACCTTCAAGGGCAACCCGATCACCGTGGGCGGCACCTTCCCTCAGCCCGGCGACGCGGCCCCCGCGTTCACCCTTGTCGGCAAGGACCTGTCCGACGTGTCGCTCACCTCCTTCGGTGACAAGACCAAGGTGCTCAGCATCTTCCCGAGCGTCGACACCGGTGTCTGCGCCGCCTCGGTGCGCCGCTTCAACGAGGTGGCGGCCGAGCACCCCGACGTCGCCGTGCTGTGCGTCTCCGCCGACCTGCCCTTCGCCCAGGGGCGCTTCTGCGGCGCCGAGGGCCTGGACAAGGTGGTGACGCTGTCGCTGATGCGCGGCAGGGAGTTCCTCACCGACTACGGCGTGGCCCAGGAGGAGGGCCCGCTGGCCGGGCTCGCCGCCCGCGCCGTGATCGTCCTCGACGGCGACAACACCGTCGTCTACTCCGAGCTGGTCCCCGAGATCACCCAGGAGCCCGACTACGACAGCGCGCTCAGCGCCCTGAAGTAG
- a CDS encoding helical backbone metal receptor, producing the protein MPFDDTGAEVRVPATVGRIVSLVPSLTESVAATGKLVGATDWCTHPPDLDVVRVRGTKNPDLDRIRALRPDVVLANAEENREPDLQALRESGIAVWVTRIETVDEAFASLGRMFELACRLPSPAWLDEARAAWELPEPEVRRTVVVPIWRRPWMVVGRDTFTGDVLRRLGFDNLYADHPERYPKIPLAEIVAKDPDLVVLPDEPYAFHAQDGPECFARSALVSGRTLTWYGPSMVEAPALLRGWLGV; encoded by the coding sequence GTGCCGTTCGACGACACCGGGGCCGAGGTGAGGGTGCCCGCGACGGTCGGCAGGATCGTCTCCCTCGTCCCCTCGCTCACCGAGTCGGTGGCCGCCACGGGCAAGCTCGTCGGCGCCACCGACTGGTGCACCCACCCGCCCGACCTCGACGTGGTCAGGGTGCGGGGCACCAAGAATCCCGATCTCGATCGGATCAGGGCGTTGCGTCCCGACGTGGTGCTGGCCAACGCCGAGGAGAACAGGGAGCCCGACCTCCAAGCGCTCAGGGAGTCGGGCATCGCGGTCTGGGTGACGCGGATCGAGACGGTCGATGAGGCGTTCGCCTCACTGGGCCGGATGTTCGAGCTGGCCTGCCGCCTTCCCAGCCCCGCGTGGTTGGACGAGGCGCGGGCGGCGTGGGAGCTGCCCGAGCCCGAGGTGCGGCGGACGGTGGTCGTCCCCATCTGGCGGCGGCCGTGGATGGTGGTGGGGCGCGACACCTTCACCGGTGACGTGCTGCGACGGCTGGGTTTCGACAACCTCTACGCCGATCACCCCGAGCGTTACCCCAAGATCCCTCTCGCGGAGATCGTGGCGAAGGATCCCGATCTGGTGGTGCTGCCGGACGAGCCTTACGCCTTCCACGCGCAGGACGGCCCCGAGTGCTTCGCCAGGAGCGCGCTGGTGAGCGGCAGGACGCTGACCTGGTACGGGCCGTCGATGGTCGAGGCTCCGGCGTTGTTGCGCGGGTGGCTCGGCGTCTAG
- a CDS encoding phosphatase PAP2 family protein, with translation MIARLSFALAVVPFGLLLHVARQPLNGLDMSVAHDLHAYAVANPAWTRFLAFWTDALGPATWRVLVVGIAAWLAWRGAPLTAAWAVITIVAGGLLGEGLKLLIDRTRPMFPDPVASAPGMSFPSGHALAATLGAGMLVLLARPALRGRRLLMALAWTAAALLTLAVSYTRVALGVHWVSDVVGGMLLGVAVLAVSVVAFRPVRRRRSPATARVRSP, from the coding sequence ATGATCGCCAGGCTCTCGTTCGCACTGGCCGTGGTCCCCTTCGGGTTGCTGCTCCACGTCGCCAGACAGCCGCTCAACGGCCTCGACATGTCCGTGGCGCACGATCTGCACGCCTACGCGGTCGCCAACCCCGCCTGGACCCGCTTCCTGGCCTTCTGGACCGACGCGCTCGGTCCCGCGACCTGGCGCGTTCTGGTGGTCGGAATCGCCGCGTGGCTGGCGTGGCGGGGCGCGCCCCTGACCGCCGCGTGGGCGGTGATCACGATCGTGGCGGGCGGCCTGCTCGGCGAGGGGCTGAAACTCCTGATCGACAGGACCAGGCCGATGTTCCCCGATCCCGTCGCCAGCGCCCCCGGCATGTCCTTCCCCTCGGGGCACGCGCTCGCCGCCACGCTGGGCGCGGGGATGCTCGTGCTGCTGGCGCGGCCCGCCCTGCGCGGCAGGCGGCTGCTCATGGCGCTGGCCTGGACGGCCGCCGCGCTCCTCACGCTCGCGGTCTCCTACACCCGCGTCGCGCTGGGCGTCCACTGGGTCAGCGATGTGGTGGGCGGCATGCTGCTCGGCGTCGCCGTGCTCGCCGTCAGCGTCGTGGCCTTCAGGCCAGTGAGGCGTCGACGCTCGCCGGCGACAGCACGTGTTCGGTCACCATGA